Sequence from the Abditibacteriaceae bacterium genome:
GCACCGGCACGCCGCCATTGGGTAAAACCCAGGTCGCGCAACGATTTGCGCCCAGCGCTGCGGCTGTGCGGGCGAAGCCGTCAAGCTCTTTCAGGCTGCTGGTAAAAGCCTCTTCGTCTTTGCGCCATTCGACCGAAAGTCCAAAAACCGGCGTAACCACACCTTGCGCCCGATAAATATCGGCAACAGCTTCCAAACCATCTTTCTGCGCGCGTTCGTGCGCTTGTCCAACCGGAAGTTCGATGCCCCCAAAACCATGACGCGCGGCGCGCTCTGCACCTTCTTCCAACGTGTTTCCACCAGCGATGCTGGGGTTGAGTGTGTGAATCATAATGTCCTATGTAATAAGTACGGTCGATTTCGACCGTACCTATTCGGCCAACGCTTCCATCTTACCAATCAATTCGTCAAAGACATCGAGTGCCTGATGAATAGGGGCGGGTGAAGCCATATCGACGCCCGCGCCGCGCAGCAAATCAATTGAGGTTTTGCTGGAGCCGCCGCGCAGGAAGTTGAGGTAGCGCTCGACAGCGGGCGCGCCTTCTTCCAGAATTTGCTTGGCGAGGGCCGCCGCCGCCGAAATTCCCGTTGCGTATTGATAAACGTAAAAGCCGTAGTAGAAATGCGGGATGCGCAACCATTCGCTTTGCACGCACTCATCGACCGTGACTTCGGCACCATAGAACTGCTTGTTCAGTTCGAGATAGCTTTCGCTGAGATTCTCTGCGGTGAGCGCTTCGCCATTTTCGACTTTCTGATGAATGTGCAATTCCCATTCGGCGAACATCGTCTGGCGATACAGCGTGGTGCGGAAGCGCTCGGCGTAGGAATTTAGCAAATACAACTGCAACGCGCGGTCGCCGGTCGCTTCGGCTTGCTTTTGCAAGTGGTTGGTCAGCAACGCTTCGTTGAGCGTCGATGCGACTTCGGCCACGAAAATCGTGTAGTTCGCGTAAGTGTAAGGCTGGTTTTGCCGCGTTAAAAACGAATGCGCCGAATGCCCAAATTCATGGGCGAGCGTAAACGCATTGCTCAAGTTATCTTGCCAGTTCATCAAGATGTATGGCGAAGTCGCGTAGCTGCCGCCGGAAAACGCGCCCGATGTTTTCCCTTCGTTTTCCAGCACATCGACCCAACGATTCTCCAAGCCTTCGCGCAGAATCGAAAGGTAGGTTTCGCCGAGCGGGGCCGAGGCGTCGAGAAGCGTTTGTTTGGCTTCTTCATAGGGCATCGGCTTTTCGACCGAAGCGACCATCGGTACATACAAATCCCACAACTGCAATTCGTCGAGCTTGAGCAGCTTTTTGCGGAGTCGCAAATAGCGATGCAATACCGGCAGGCGTTCGTGAACCGTGGAAACAAGGTTGGAATAAACCTCGGTCGGAATTGCGTCGGGGCCGAGTGCGGCGTGCAGTGCGCTGTCGTAATGACGCACGCGCGCTTCAAAGACATCGGTTTTGACGGCTCCGCTCAAGCTCGCGGCGAGCGTGTTGCGCCACTTGGCGTATTCGCCGTGCATCGTCTTGAAAGCATTTTCGCGCACTTCGCGCTTCTGGCTTTCTAAAAAGTTAATGTAGCGTCCATGAGTTAGTTCGACACT
This genomic interval carries:
- the pepF gene encoding oligoendopeptidase F; protein product: MPDLQKPLPKREEVPLELTWDLTTIYSEEAAWETDFAQLEESLPSLSAHKGALDNAANVLDTLKTSDEVGILFGKLYAFASLRLSEDNANSDSLNRVEKLKMLGTRLSAATAWIEPELLAIAPETLRSFLQQGLEEYSYYFETLERRRTHVRSAEVEDVLALAREATGGTATVYKLFNNADLKFPEIPDEDGNSVELTHGRYINFLESQKREVRENAFKTMHGEYAKWRNTLAASLSGAVKTDVFEARVRHYDSALHAALGPDAIPTEVYSNLVSTVHERLPVLHRYLRLRKKLLKLDELQLWDLYVPMVASVEKPMPYEEAKQTLLDASAPLGETYLSILREGLENRWVDVLENEGKTSGAFSGGSYATSPYILMNWQDNLSNAFTLAHEFGHSAHSFLTRQNQPYTYANYTIFVAEVASTLNEALLTNHLQKQAEATGDRALQLYLLNSYAERFRTTLYRQTMFAEWELHIHQKVENGEALTAENLSESYLELNKQFYGAEVTVDECVQSEWLRIPHFYYGFYVYQYATGISAAAALAKQILEEGAPAVERYLNFLRGGSSKTSIDLLRGAGVDMASPAPIHQALDVFDELIGKMEALAE